One window of Staphylococcus chromogenes genomic DNA carries:
- the coaW gene encoding type II pantothenate kinase, whose protein sequence is MRIGIDAGGTLIKIVTEHEGQREYQTFLTTEIEQVAQSLNDKKCSDISITGGNAKVLNDLLHCEAKHFIEFDAADKGVDILLKEQGIELDRYIFTNVGTGTSIHLADHQGQERVGGIGTGGGMIQGLGYLLTEIKDYQKLTDLAQQGNRDIIDLKVKHIYKNDTPPISGELTASNFGHVLLNLDKTFTDADKLASLIGVVGESVTTVSIHVAREHGAKDVVYIGSSFHNNPLLQQVVTDYTILRGFTPHYLNNGAFSGALGTLYL, encoded by the coding sequence ATGCGAATCGGAATCGATGCGGGTGGAACTTTAATTAAAATCGTAACTGAACATGAAGGTCAAAGAGAATATCAAACATTTCTTACGACTGAAATTGAACAAGTCGCGCAAAGTCTTAATGATAAAAAATGTTCAGATATTAGTATTACGGGTGGTAATGCGAAAGTGCTTAATGATTTATTGCACTGTGAAGCAAAACATTTTATTGAATTTGATGCGGCAGATAAAGGTGTAGACATCTTACTTAAGGAGCAAGGCATCGAACTCGATCGTTATATATTTACTAACGTTGGGACTGGCACGTCAATCCACTTAGCTGATCATCAGGGTCAGGAACGTGTCGGAGGTATTGGTACAGGTGGTGGCATGATTCAAGGTTTAGGATATTTGCTTACAGAAATCAAAGATTATCAAAAATTAACCGATTTAGCGCAACAAGGGAACCGTGATATTATCGATTTAAAAGTTAAACATATTTATAAAAATGATACCCCTCCCATTTCCGGAGAGCTTACAGCTTCTAACTTTGGACATGTTCTACTAAATTTAGATAAAACGTTTACTGATGCAGATAAATTAGCTTCATTAATTGGTGTCGTTGGTGAAAGTGTTACAACAGTTTCAATTCATGTCGCAAGAGAACACGGCGCTAAAGATGTTGTCTATATTGGGTCTTCTTTCCACAATAACCCTTTACTTCAACAAGTCGTCACTGATTATACAATTCTACGTGGTTTTACGCCTCATTATTTAAACAATGGGGCATTCTCAGGTGCACTTGGTACATTATATTTATAA
- the deoD gene encoding purine-nucleoside phosphorylase — MTQGTPHIQPNGKKIAKTVLMPGDPLRAKFIAENFLENVEQFNDVRNMFGYTGTYKGKEVSVMGSGMGIPSIGIYSYELYNFFDVDTIIRIGSCGAMQENVNLYDIIIGQGASTNSSYVDQFQFPGNFAPLADFDLVVKAKEAADKIGATTHVGNILSSDTFYNANENFNEKWIEMGILGVEMESAGLYLNAIKAGKKALGIFTVSDHLLRDEATTAEERQNSFTQMMEVALEIAE, encoded by the coding sequence ATGACACAAGGCACACCACATATTCAACCGAATGGTAAAAAAATCGCAAAAACCGTTTTAATGCCTGGGGACCCATTACGCGCCAAGTTTATTGCAGAAAATTTTTTAGAAAATGTTGAACAGTTTAACGACGTTCGTAATATGTTTGGTTACACAGGAACTTATAAAGGGAAAGAAGTTTCTGTCATGGGCTCAGGTATGGGTATTCCAAGTATCGGTATCTACTCTTATGAACTATATAATTTCTTTGATGTTGATACAATTATCCGTATTGGTTCTTGCGGGGCCATGCAAGAAAATGTGAATCTGTATGATATTATTATTGGTCAAGGAGCTTCTACAAATTCTAGTTATGTTGATCAATTCCAATTCCCTGGCAACTTCGCCCCTCTTGCAGACTTTGATTTAGTTGTTAAAGCTAAAGAAGCGGCTGACAAAATTGGTGCGACAACTCATGTTGGTAATATTTTATCGTCAGATACCTTCTACAATGCGAACGAAAACTTTAATGAAAAATGGATTGAAATGGGCATTTTAGGTGTTGAAATGGAATCTGCAGGTCTTTATTTAAATGCGATTAAAGCAGGTAAAAAAGCACTTGGTATATTCACTGTAAGTGACCACCTATTAAGAGATGAAGCAACAACAGCGGAAGAACGTCAAAATTCATTTACTCAAATGATGGAAGTTGCCTTAGAAATCGCTGAATAA
- the nhaC gene encoding Na+/H+ antiporter NhaC produces the protein MNKEQEKRPINVWFALLTLAAMIGAMLYTVVVLEQAPHIPLLIGTCVAIIIAMCHGYQWEEVEEMMYKGIRHALPAVVIIMLVGLIIGAWIGSGIVAAMIYYGLKLISPAYFLAVVCLICGIVALAIGSSWSTMATVGVASMGIGISMGLSPGMVAGAVISGAYFGDKMSPLSDTTNLAAGLTNVDLFEHIRHMFYTTIPGLIISLIAFFVLGQMYGSDHLNQGRIDKIMNAIDQSFIISPWLLIVPLIVIVIVALKVPALPAIVVGIVLGFFVQIFVQGDSITAAVTALQTGYEIDSGNQTIDELFNRGGLESMFYTISLTLVAMTFGGLLEYSGMLKALISVILKVAKNTGTLIASVIISCFGTNLTCSEQYISIIVPSRMYVSTFIDKGLHPKNLSRALEDGGTLTSVFVPWNTCGVFIASTLSVSVVEYAPFAILNFIVPIISIIYGFTGFKIIKLTKEEQAYYKAQESLT, from the coding sequence ATGAATAAGGAACAAGAAAAAAGACCAATTAATGTCTGGTTTGCCTTACTAACATTAGCAGCAATGATTGGCGCAATGCTTTACACCGTTGTCGTCTTAGAACAAGCCCCGCACATTCCACTACTTATAGGAACTTGTGTGGCCATTATCATTGCGATGTGTCATGGCTATCAATGGGAAGAAGTTGAAGAAATGATGTATAAGGGGATACGTCATGCACTTCCTGCAGTTGTCATCATCATGCTTGTCGGACTGATTATTGGAGCTTGGATTGGAAGCGGTATTGTTGCAGCTATGATCTATTACGGATTGAAACTGATTTCACCCGCTTATTTTTTAGCAGTCGTTTGTCTCATTTGTGGTATTGTAGCGTTAGCAATTGGAAGTAGTTGGTCAACGATGGCAACTGTAGGGGTAGCTTCTATGGGCATCGGTATTAGTATGGGACTTTCTCCGGGGATGGTGGCAGGTGCAGTAATTTCCGGCGCTTATTTTGGAGATAAAATGAGTCCGCTATCAGATACAACGAACTTGGCCGCTGGATTAACAAATGTGGATTTATTTGAGCATATTCGCCATATGTTTTATACGACGATACCAGGGTTAATTATTAGTTTAATTGCATTTTTTGTATTAGGACAAATGTACGGGAGCGATCATTTAAATCAAGGCCGTATTGATAAAATAATGAACGCGATTGATCAATCATTTATCATTTCACCATGGTTATTAATTGTACCACTGATTGTTATCGTTATTGTTGCTCTTAAAGTACCTGCATTACCAGCAATTGTGGTTGGTATTGTGCTCGGTTTTTTTGTACAAATTTTTGTGCAAGGAGATTCTATTACAGCAGCTGTTACAGCTTTGCAGACCGGTTATGAAATTGACTCCGGAAATCAAACGATTGATGAATTATTTAATCGTGGCGGTTTAGAATCTATGTTTTATACCATTTCTTTAACATTAGTCGCAATGACGTTCGGTGGATTACTTGAATATTCTGGTATGTTAAAAGCATTAATTTCAGTTATTTTGAAAGTGGCTAAAAATACAGGTACGTTAATTGCTTCTGTTATCATTTCTTGTTTCGGAACAAACCTGACATGTTCAGAACAATACATATCGATTATCGTTCCTTCAAGAATGTATGTATCTACATTTATTGACAAGGGATTACATCCTAAAAATTTATCGCGCGCTTTAGAAGATGGGGGAACTTTAACTTCAGTCTTTGTACCGTGGAACACTTGTGGTGTATTTATTGCGTCAACATTAAGTGTATCTGTCGTAGAGTATGCGCCTTTTGCCATATTAAACTTTATCGTTCCTATCATTTCGATTATTTATGGCTTTACCGGTTTTAAAATTATAAAACTGACTAAAGAAGAGCAAGCGTATTATAAAGCTCAAGAAAGTTTAACTTAA
- a CDS encoding VOC family protein, with amino-acid sequence MKLSPYIVVNHVQEALDFYKSTFGGEVIPLNEHQGKLLHAELKIQEDVVLHLSDDYGKDTSNTGAQILLTFNNKETQQRIYEALSVKGNPHMPLNRTFFNAIHGQVTDRYGVNWLLNCFVEE; translated from the coding sequence ATGAAATTGAGTCCATATATCGTGGTGAATCATGTGCAAGAGGCCCTTGATTTTTACAAATCAACTTTTGGTGGGGAGGTCATACCGCTTAATGAGCACCAGGGAAAATTACTGCATGCTGAGTTGAAAATACAGGAGGATGTCGTGCTTCATTTATCAGATGATTATGGAAAAGACACCTCAAACACTGGGGCACAAATTTTATTAACTTTTAATAATAAAGAGACGCAACAACGCATTTATGAAGCTTTAAGTGTTAAAGGGAATCCACATATGCCGTTAAATCGTACATTTTTCAATGCGATTCACGGTCAAGTGACAGATCGATATGGTGTCAATTGGTTGTTAAATTGCTTTGTTGAAGAATAA
- the ldmS gene encoding L-aspartate--L-methionine ligase LdmS produces MLDDSILKLGDLYAKDVVYTARPSYISNPWLEPNEHQSNFLTGRELLIADMPVIVHEASVTEKLRTLFSHVNQTLPENIYTFKDKASYEALLQNLTQQEQKRIYTQYVHGEDLIAPEHYAMNKQVFIDLNTKSRIPEWTDGKYLPKRQVVKIEDFHEALKHWDLPLVIKPGDELPTAGGYGVMICYNQSDLEQAIARIENAKAATQTLIIEQCIETVDNYCVQYALHPKKGIIYLGAAKQLTNDYGFYNGNVNAIDVPESVIQAGYEIMKIGVDKGFIGVAGFDLLVDAQQNIYAIDLNFRHNGSTSLLVLDPVLTGKYHKFYSYISGEDQEAFFQTIEKYVKKGVLYPLSFYDGEYFQQPVPSRFAGIWHADHPEEIERLEEAFKKEANLSS; encoded by the coding sequence ATGTTGGATGACTCAATTTTAAAACTGGGAGACTTATACGCGAAAGATGTGGTTTATACAGCACGACCTTCATACATTTCAAATCCATGGTTAGAACCCAATGAACATCAGTCTAATTTTTTAACTGGAAGAGAATTACTTATTGCCGATATGCCAGTGATTGTTCATGAAGCAAGTGTCACTGAAAAATTACGCACGTTATTTTCACATGTCAATCAGACGCTACCTGAGAATATCTATACTTTTAAAGATAAAGCAAGCTATGAAGCTTTATTACAAAATTTAACACAACAAGAACAAAAGCGTATTTACACACAATATGTTCACGGAGAAGATTTAATTGCGCCAGAACATTATGCGATGAATAAACAGGTGTTTATTGATTTAAATACCAAATCACGCATTCCAGAGTGGACAGATGGAAAATACTTGCCAAAACGACAAGTCGTCAAAATAGAAGATTTTCACGAAGCGTTAAAACACTGGGACCTCCCTCTTGTGATTAAACCAGGAGATGAACTTCCAACAGCAGGTGGTTATGGTGTTATGATTTGCTATAATCAAAGCGATTTGGAACAAGCGATTGCACGTATCGAAAATGCGAAAGCGGCCACACAAACTTTGATTATCGAACAATGTATCGAGACAGTCGACAATTATTGTGTCCAGTACGCCCTTCATCCAAAGAAAGGCATCATTTACTTAGGGGCTGCTAAACAACTGACAAACGATTACGGTTTTTACAATGGCAATGTGAATGCGATTGACGTTCCAGAGTCCGTGATTCAAGCGGGCTATGAAATTATGAAAATAGGCGTCGACAAAGGCTTCATTGGCGTCGCTGGATTTGATTTACTCGTCGATGCACAACAAAATATTTATGCGATTGATTTAAACTTTAGACATAACGGATCGACAAGTTTATTAGTTTTAGATCCTGTGCTCACCGGAAAATATCATAAATTTTACAGTTATATTTCTGGAGAAGATCAAGAGGCATTCTTTCAAACAATTGAAAAATATGTCAAAAAAGGAGTGCTTTATCCATTATCATTTTATGATGGGGAATATTTTCAACAACCTGTACCTTCGAGATTTGCAGGGATATGGCACGCCGATCATCCGGAAGAGATAGAGCGCTTAGAAGAAGCATTTAAGAAAGAAGCAAATCTTTCATCATAA
- a CDS encoding DoxX family protein, which yields MKTVQRYLMGIPFIIVGLLHFVHEGKFRKIVPHYLPLRKEAVLITGVCELIIGFGLLLRKPGYLFKHAIIAFLWAVFPANIYMARRIDDIEGMNVPKPLLYARLPLQFLLMKWIRHL from the coding sequence ATGAAAACAGTACAACGTTATTTGATGGGCATTCCTTTTATAATAGTTGGACTATTACATTTTGTACATGAAGGTAAATTTAGAAAAATTGTTCCTCATTATTTGCCGTTAAGAAAAGAAGCGGTACTCATTACAGGTGTTTGTGAATTAATCATCGGGTTTGGGCTGTTATTACGCAAACCAGGTTATCTTTTTAAACATGCGATTATCGCTTTTTTATGGGCAGTTTTTCCAGCCAATATTTATATGGCCCGTCGTATTGATGACATTGAAGGGATGAATGTACCAAAACCACTTTTATATGCACGACTTCCATTACAATTTTTACTGATGAAATGGATTCGTCATTTATAA
- a CDS encoding DUF2750 domain-containing protein, whose amino-acid sequence MSYKNERFYKDILTNEQFFIAVKDKKIVKHEHNGKQLFCFWTREGFAKEYLENLNVAFDKLITMDIDRFTTYELDDMFDEEDEAVVNVTTDAEGHEISILSAFNDIMTDIDRLRIREFVEDVSNSDTVYGLTQKGMKEFMVVSDENDHFEQSHFMPVWSLSQRAKRVAHEDFESFELIDVEGEVFAEWLDELRDDNRYVAIDLKPGVVGTIVSAQKLANELTF is encoded by the coding sequence ATGTCATATAAAAATGAACGATTTTACAAAGATATTCTGACTAATGAGCAATTTTTTATTGCTGTTAAAGATAAAAAAATTGTGAAGCATGAGCACAATGGAAAACAATTATTTTGTTTTTGGACGAGAGAAGGCTTTGCTAAAGAATATTTGGAAAACTTGAATGTCGCATTTGATAAACTGATCACGATGGATATTGATCGTTTCACAACTTATGAACTTGACGATATGTTTGATGAGGAAGATGAAGCGGTTGTTAATGTGACGACGGACGCTGAAGGTCATGAAATTAGTATCTTATCTGCATTTAACGACATAATGACCGATATTGATCGATTACGTATTCGAGAGTTTGTCGAAGATGTTTCAAATTCAGATACGGTTTATGGCTTAACGCAAAAAGGGATGAAAGAGTTCATGGTAGTGAGTGATGAAAATGACCATTTTGAACAATCCCATTTTATGCCTGTATGGAGCTTAAGCCAACGCGCAAAACGTGTGGCCCACGAAGACTTCGAATCCTTTGAATTAATCGATGTTGAAGGAGAAGTCTTTGCAGAATGGCTCGATGAATTGCGTGACGATAATCGTTACGTGGCCATCGATTTAAAACCTGGTGTAGTGGGTACCATTGTGAGTGCACAAAAACTGGCGAATGAGTTAACATTTTAA
- a CDS encoding thiol-disulfide oxidoreductase DCC family protein: MPIVYYDDRCIYCYNYVIWLIRHGLPRNYQFVPLKSASGEQLQKVNPEVLSYNSVILQEGTQLTYQSTAIIRLIYQLKGYKWLSMLIWFIPKPIRNFGYQWFAEHRDKMWKTTWAKATHEEQQYFIGEQYVDIKGLAQRSN; the protein is encoded by the coding sequence TTGCCTATAGTATATTATGATGACCGATGTATTTACTGTTACAATTATGTCATTTGGTTAATCCGTCATGGACTACCACGCAATTATCAATTCGTGCCTTTGAAAAGTGCCTCTGGCGAGCAACTTCAGAAAGTCAACCCAGAAGTACTGAGTTATAATAGCGTTATTTTACAGGAAGGGACGCAGTTAACGTATCAATCGACAGCAATTATAAGACTAATTTATCAGCTGAAGGGATACAAATGGCTATCGATGCTTATTTGGTTCATTCCTAAGCCTATTCGAAATTTTGGATATCAATGGTTTGCAGAGCATCGAGATAAAATGTGGAAAACCACTTGGGCTAAAGCAACACATGAAGAACAACAATACTTTATCGGAGAACAATATGTCGATATCAAAGGATTAGCCCAACGATCAAATTAA
- a CDS encoding S-ribosylhomocysteine lyase: protein MPKMNVESFNLDHTKVVAPYVRLAGKMQGENGDDIYKYDIRFKQPNKEHMDMPGLHSLEHLMAENIRNHSDKIVDLSPMGCQTGFYVSLINHKDYDDVLNIIEKTIQDVLNATEVPACNEVQCGWAASHSLEGAQTIAREFLDKRNQWHDVFGEG from the coding sequence ATGCCAAAAATGAACGTAGAAAGTTTTAATTTAGATCATACAAAAGTTGTTGCACCTTATGTACGTCTAGCAGGTAAAATGCAAGGTGAAAACGGAGATGACATTTACAAATACGACATTCGCTTTAAGCAACCCAATAAAGAACATATGGATATGCCAGGACTTCACAGTTTAGAACACTTAATGGCAGAAAATATTCGTAATCACTCTGATAAAATTGTGGACTTAAGCCCTATGGGTTGTCAAACAGGCTTTTATGTATCACTCATCAACCACAAAGATTATGATGACGTATTAAATATTATTGAAAAAACGATTCAAGATGTTTTAAATGCAACTGAAGTACCCGCCTGTAATGAAGTTCAATGCGGTTGGGCGGCAAGCCATTCCTTAGAAGGCGCTCAAACGATCGCAAGAGAATTTTTAGACAAACGCAACCAATGGCATGACGTGTTTGGTGAAGGCTAA
- a CDS encoding BCCT family transporter → MKKSKATLTKKKKNRNFVYIVSFSIILLFTLLAAFFPKGFGIYAQNTYDALALNFGWLFLIIVFVLDIFLIFLALSRYGRFKLGHDDEAPEFSFISWIGMLFSAGLGVGIVFWGVAEPLTHYLHSPFPSEVKGQTAESARLAMGYTFFHWGISQWSIFAMSGLIVAYFQFRKQRDGLISTAMEPVFGETYKRPFRNIIDILAIIATVMGIATSIGLGILQIAGGLNHVFSVPNTNMTLIIITLIMTFIFLGSALSGLNRGVKWLSNLNIIIGAILLVFIFIVGDLRFIVETFTVSIGDYISHFVQYSLRMDPYTGDNSWIQKWTIFYWAWVISWSPFIGGFVARVSRGRTIREFVVGVLIIPPMISFLWIAGFGGTAIHYALHHNEGIEKVVDQDYTVALFELLSKFPLYEVTSALAIILIFTFIVTSADSTTHIVSGMATGGVENPKRKHKMVWGILIGAISVALTVAGGLTSLQTASVVTGLPFSIILLLMIFALMNALRREHTKHFQMSHIDDEKDFSRTIEERERDNEM, encoded by the coding sequence ATGAAAAAATCAAAAGCAACATTGACGAAGAAAAAAAAGAACCGAAATTTCGTCTATATCGTTTCTTTTTCGATTATTTTATTATTTACACTTCTTGCCGCCTTTTTCCCTAAAGGGTTCGGTATTTACGCACAAAATACATATGATGCCCTTGCGCTCAATTTTGGGTGGCTATTTTTAATTATTGTTTTTGTATTAGATATCTTTCTTATCTTTTTAGCTCTATCTCGATACGGTCGCTTTAAGTTAGGGCATGATGATGAAGCGCCAGAATTCTCATTTATTTCCTGGATTGGAATGCTCTTTTCAGCTGGCCTTGGTGTCGGTATTGTATTCTGGGGTGTAGCAGAACCTTTAACCCATTACCTCCACTCGCCATTCCCTTCAGAAGTGAAAGGTCAAACCGCTGAATCGGCGCGTTTAGCCATGGGCTATACTTTCTTTCATTGGGGCATCTCTCAATGGTCAATATTTGCTATGAGTGGACTCATCGTCGCTTACTTTCAATTTCGTAAACAACGGGATGGCCTTATTTCTACAGCGATGGAACCCGTATTTGGCGAAACATACAAACGTCCATTTCGAAATATTATAGACATTCTCGCGATCATCGCGACGGTTATGGGAATCGCTACTTCTATCGGTTTAGGTATTTTACAAATTGCTGGAGGTTTGAATCATGTGTTTAGTGTCCCTAACACAAATATGACATTAATAATCATCACACTCATCATGACGTTTATCTTTTTAGGTTCTGCCTTATCAGGACTTAATCGCGGAGTAAAATGGTTAAGTAATTTAAATATTATCATTGGTGCCATTTTATTAGTGTTTATCTTCATTGTTGGTGATTTGCGCTTCATCGTTGAAACATTCACTGTTTCCATTGGAGACTATATCTCTCATTTTGTTCAATATAGTTTAAGAATGGATCCTTATACGGGAGATAATTCATGGATTCAAAAATGGACCATCTTCTACTGGGCCTGGGTTATTTCTTGGTCTCCATTTATCGGTGGATTTGTTGCCCGTGTTTCTCGGGGACGAACGATTAGAGAATTTGTCGTGGGTGTGCTCATTATTCCCCCTATGATTTCATTTTTATGGATTGCAGGATTTGGTGGAACAGCTATTCATTATGCACTTCATCATAACGAAGGGATAGAAAAAGTGGTCGATCAAGATTATACTGTGGCGCTATTTGAGCTATTAAGCAAGTTTCCACTTTACGAAGTCACTAGCGCACTCGCTATCATATTAATTTTTACATTTATTGTGACAAGTGCGGATTCAACCACACACATTGTTTCTGGTATGGCTACCGGAGGCGTAGAAAATCCTAAACGTAAACATAAAATGGTATGGGGGATTCTTATCGGGGCCATCTCTGTCGCTCTGACGGTTGCCGGGGGCTTGACGAGTTTACAAACAGCTTCTGTCGTTACTGGGCTGCCGTTCTCTATCATTTTGCTATTGATGATTTTTGCGTTAATGAATGCCTTACGACGTGAACATACGAAACATTTCCAAATGTCGCACATTGATGATGAAAAAGATTTTTCACGTACAATTGAAGAACGCGAAAGAGATAACGAAATGTAA
- a CDS encoding pyrimidine-nucleoside phosphorylase: protein MRMVDMISKKRDGHALSSEEIKFIIDGYTKGEIPDYQMSSLAMAIYFQDMTDEERAALTMAMVESGDKIDLSNIEGIKVDKHSTGGVGDTTTLVLAPLVAALGIPVAKMSGRGLGHTGGTIDKLESVEGFHVEISEDEFIQLVNEAKIAVIGQTGNLTPADKKIYALRDVTGTVNSIPLIASSIMSKKIAAGADAIVLDVKTGKGAFMQTVEDAEALAHAMVKIGNQVGRQTMAIISDMNQPLGRAIGNALELKEAIDTLKGQGPEDLTELVLTLGAQMVVLAQKAETLEDARAQLQSVIDNGAAVEKFKTFLSNQGGDASVVDDPSKLPTAKYTFELPAKQSGVVSEMVANEIGIASMMLGAGRQTKEDDIDLAVGLVLHKKIGDKVSEGESLLTIYANQEDVAAVKQKLYENITISDSAEAPQLIYKMITE from the coding sequence ATGAGAATGGTGGATATGATTTCAAAAAAGCGTGACGGTCATGCCTTATCATCAGAAGAAATTAAATTTATTATTGATGGGTACACAAAAGGCGAAATTCCTGATTATCAAATGTCTAGCTTAGCGATGGCAATCTATTTCCAAGATATGACTGATGAAGAGCGTGCAGCTTTAACAATGGCAATGGTTGAATCTGGAGATAAAATTGATTTGTCTAATATTGAAGGCATTAAAGTCGATAAGCATTCTACAGGAGGCGTAGGAGATACAACGACACTCGTGTTAGCGCCACTTGTGGCAGCGCTTGGTATTCCTGTTGCTAAAATGAGTGGCCGTGGTTTAGGTCACACGGGAGGTACAATTGATAAATTAGAATCAGTAGAAGGATTTCATGTAGAAATTTCTGAAGACGAATTTATTCAATTAGTAAATGAAGCTAAAATCGCAGTGATTGGTCAAACTGGGAATTTAACGCCTGCTGATAAAAAAATCTATGCCCTTAGAGATGTCACAGGTACAGTCAATTCCATTCCTTTAATTGCGTCTTCAATCATGAGTAAAAAAATTGCAGCAGGTGCTGATGCGATTGTTTTAGACGTAAAAACAGGTAAAGGGGCGTTTATGCAAACAGTAGAAGATGCTGAAGCGCTCGCACATGCAATGGTAAAAATTGGTAATCAAGTAGGACGTCAAACGATGGCGATTATTTCTGATATGAACCAGCCATTAGGACGTGCGATTGGAAATGCACTCGAACTCAAAGAAGCGATTGATACACTTAAAGGACAAGGTCCAGAAGACTTAACAGAGCTTGTGTTAACACTTGGGGCTCAAATGGTGGTATTGGCGCAAAAAGCGGAAACGTTAGAAGATGCACGCGCACAATTGCAATCCGTGATTGATAATGGTGCGGCAGTTGAAAAATTCAAAACGTTTTTAAGTAATCAAGGTGGCGATGCTTCAGTTGTCGATGACCCTTCAAAACTTCCAACTGCGAAATATACATTTGAATTGCCAGCCAAACAGTCAGGGGTTGTCTCTGAAATGGTAGCCAATGAAATTGGGATTGCCTCAATGATGTTGGGGGCAGGTCGCCAAACAAAAGAAGATGACATTGATTTGGCTGTAGGACTTGTATTGCACAAAAAAATAGGTGACAAAGTGAGCGAAGGCGAATCTTTATTAACCATTTATGCCAACCAAGAAGATGTCGCCGCAGTGAAACAAAAATTATATGAAAACATTACAATCTCAGATTCCGCAGAAGCACCCCAATTAATTTATAAAATGATTACGGAGTAG
- a CDS encoding M20 family metallopeptidase: MVSVRQRILDYIDNHRLHYLDMSHQIHERPEVGNEELFASRLLIDQLHDHGFEIEKDIAGHSTGFIARYDSGQVGPTISYLAEYDALPGLGHACGHNIIGTSSVLAGIALKQVIDELGGSVVVLGCPAEEGGENGSAKASYVKEGIIDDVDVALMIHPGNETYPTIPTLAVDVLDIKFYGRSAHASENAEDARNALDAMLSFFNGVAQLRQHIHKSDRVHGVILDGGKAANIIPDFTHARFYTRATTRKSLDQLTERVHQIAKGAAIQTGCDYEFAPIQNGVNEFIKSPQLDALFERYATELGEEVSHDDFGYGSTDTGNVSHVVPTIHPHIKIGPRSLVGHTHRFREAAASPMGDKALIKGAKIIALMGATLIQDKDLFNTIQKEHQLLREKL, translated from the coding sequence ATGGTATCAGTGAGACAACGCATATTAGATTATATAGATAATCATCGGTTACATTATTTGGATATGAGTCATCAAATTCATGAAAGACCTGAAGTAGGAAATGAAGAATTATTTGCGTCGAGACTTTTAATAGACCAGTTACACGACCATGGTTTTGAGATAGAAAAAGATATTGCTGGTCATTCTACTGGGTTTATTGCGCGCTATGATAGTGGACAAGTTGGACCCACCATCAGTTATTTAGCGGAATACGATGCCTTACCTGGATTAGGACATGCGTGTGGTCATAATATTATCGGTACGTCGAGTGTACTTGCCGGCATCGCATTAAAACAAGTTATAGATGAGCTAGGAGGTTCCGTGGTTGTTTTAGGATGTCCAGCTGAAGAAGGTGGAGAAAATGGGAGTGCCAAAGCGTCTTATGTGAAAGAAGGGATTATTGATGATGTGGATGTCGCACTCATGATACATCCCGGTAACGAAACATATCCTACAATTCCAACTTTAGCTGTTGATGTTTTAGACATTAAATTTTATGGGCGCAGCGCACATGCTTCAGAAAATGCAGAAGATGCTAGAAATGCTTTAGATGCTATGCTTAGTTTCTTTAATGGTGTCGCACAGTTACGACAACATATCCATAAATCAGACCGGGTGCACGGTGTCATATTAGATGGAGGGAAAGCAGCCAATATTATTCCTGATTTTACACATGCTCGCTTTTACACACGAGCGACAACACGAAAATCTTTAGATCAACTGACAGAGCGCGTGCATCAAATCGCAAAAGGGGCTGCAATACAAACCGGATGTGACTATGAGTTTGCGCCAATTCAAAACGGGGTAAATGAATTCATCAAATCACCGCAACTTGATGCGCTGTTTGAACGTTATGCTACTGAATTAGGTGAAGAAGTCAGTCATGATGATTTTGGTTATGGCTCGACAGATACAGGAAATGTAAGCCATGTTGTACCGACGATTCACCCACATATTAAAATTGGACCACGAAGTTTAGTCGGGCACACGCATCGTTTCAGAGAAGCCGCTGCAAGCCCTATGGGGGATAAAGCTTTAATTAAAGGGGCAAAAATCATTGCATTGATGGGCGCGACACTGATTCAAGACAAAGATTTATTTAATACCATTCAAAAGGAACATCAATTATTAAGGGAGAAATTGTAA